The following are encoded in a window of Castanea sativa cultivar Marrone di Chiusa Pesio chromosome 5, ASM4071231v1 genomic DNA:
- the LOC142634464 gene encoding protein ACCELERATED CELL DEATH 6-like: MALEIPIEDYASQIGRGNYERLEILKAKQFPKLQSTNTTLQGMEDQGTNILMAVYLYEAVKNDDVGRFISTSEIVLTEREPHLATILHQVSASGNSVLHKAASFGSREIAKLIIDHFPFLVNRTNNLGDTALHVATKARKLNVVKVLVDKSCKLSPANDNDTLSQMKNHTGNTALHEAVKALFTEALSCMFVANPKVSNYLNEKGESPLCLAIETENIEILELLLEAPSVYDGLIERPQEESPVYAAILEEKKDILEEIFMKYPKLFLIRDKKRKTPLHFAASKGYIDGVRFLLSKFGEQAFKRSKNWDFPIHIASKKGHIKIVEKLLEQQWPNPTELLNKEGQNILHVAAENGKNNVVKGLLKHSKVEELKNAVDKNGNTALHLASMNLHSKVICSLTWDKRVDLKRRNKEGLTALDIVLGIQTYSRTRKITTIWALRSAGTPWSEKGVKASLLRAKQTPNLERIKGPVDLMSVIAVLVATVTFAAGLTVPGGFNSSDNGGLTMSGGFNSSNKVPAIPGLATLGKKRAFQVFIVCDSIAMYFSMTGAILLLGPLVARDIAFSATANAVLLVGVAIFQMSLAFMSATYLIVSNISWLAVLVLVMGILYLSCLAVLCIVLFFPFGIRHPIFHCLCQVVIPLILHYTAPFNYKVDDQKQKSFPVEKDKHEESQPSNKDRQEEFQQKKD, from the exons ATGGCTCTAGAGATACCCATTGAAGACTATGCTTCCCAGATAGGGAGAGGAAACTACGAGAGGTTAGAGATCTTAAAGGCAAAACAATTCCCAAAGCTCCAATCCACAAATACCACGTTGCAGGGGATGGAGGACCAAGGCACAAATATATTGATGGCTGTTTATTTATATGAAGCAGTAAAAAATGATGATGTTGGCAGGTTCATTTCTACATCGGAAATAGTTTTAACGGAAAGAGAACCCCATTTGGCTACTATTTTGCACCAAGTGAGCGCATCCGGGAATTCAGTGCTTCACAAGGCAGCAAGTTTTGGAAGCAGAGAGATAGCTAAGCTCATCATTGATCACTTCCCCTTCCTTGTTAACAGGACAAACAATTTAGGGGATACTGCACTTCATGTGGCTACGAAGGCTAGAAAGTTGAACGTAGTCAAAGTCCTCGTAGATAAGTCTTGTAAACTAAGTCCTGCTAATGATAATGATACTTTATCACAAATGAAAAATCACACTGGAAATACTGCCCTGCATGAGGCTGTGAAAGCTCTTTTTACTGAAGCCCTCAGTTGTATGTTTGTGGCAAATCCAAAAGTGTCAAACTATTTGAATGAAAAGGGTGAATCTCCATTATGTCTAGCCATTGAAACTGAAAATATAGAAATTCTTGAACTTCTGTTAGAAGCTCCCAGTGTATATGATGGGCTGATTGAAAGGCCTCAAGAAGAGTCACCTGTTTACGCTGCCatcttagaggaaaaaaaag ATATTTTAGAAGAAATATTCATGAAGTATCCAAAACTATTCCTCATACGAGACAAAAAGAGGAAGACGCCACTGCATTTTGCAGCATCCAAAGGTTACATTGATGGCGTTCGATTCCTGTTGAGCAAATTTGGAGAACAAGCCTTTAAAAGGAGTAAAAATTGGGACTTTCCTATTCACATTGCAAGCAAAAAAGGCCACATAAAAATAGTCGAGAAGCTGCTTGAACAACAGTGGCCCAATCCAACAGAATTACTCAACAAAGAGGGTCAGAATATTCTTCATGTTGCTGCTGAGAATGGAAAAAACAATGTGGTAAAGGGCTTATTGAAACACTCAAAGGTTGAGGAGCTTAAAAACGCAGTAGACAAGAATGGAAACACAGCTTTGCATTTGGCGTCCATGAACCTTCATTCTAAAGTCATATGTTCTCTCACGTGGGATAAGAGAGTTGATTTAAAACGCAGAAACAAGGAAGGCTTGACTGCTCTTGATATTGTTTTGGGGATTCAGACATATTCGCGGACTAGAAAG ATAACAACAATTTGGGCCTTACGGTCAGCTGGCACACCCTGGAGTGAAAAGGGAGTGAAGGCTTCGTTGCTACGAGCAAAACAGACACCAAACTTGGAGAGAATTAAGGGCCCGGTCGACTTAATGTCGGTGATAGCAGTGCTAGTGGCTACGGTGACCTTTGCCGCTGGCTTAACTGTGCCGGGTGGTTTCAATAGCTCTGATAATGGTGGCTTAACTATGTCGGGTGGTTTTAATAGCTCCAATAAGGTACCTGCAATCCCAGGGCTGGCAACGTTAGGGAAAAAAAGGGCGTTCCAGGTTTTCATTGTCTGTGATTCCATAGCCATGTATTTCTCCATGACGGGGGCTATCCTCCTCCTAGGGCCACTTGTCGCCAGAGACATCGCATTTTCTGCCACTGCTAACGCCGTCTTACTAGTGGGAGTAGCTATCTTCCAAATGTCCTTGGCATTCATGTCCGCTACATATTTAATCGTCAGCAATATTTCTTGGCTTGCAGTTCTTGTTTTGGTCATGGGAATTCTCTACCTTTCCTGTTTAGCTGTACTCTGCATAGTGCTTTTTTTCCCATTTGGGATTCGCCATCCTATATTCCATTGCCTTTGTCAAGTTGTCATTCCTTTGATTCTTCATTATACCGCACCTTTTAATTATAAAGTAGATGACCAAAAGCAGAAGTCTTTTCCAGTGGAAAAAGACAAGCATGAAGAGTCTCAGCCAAGCAACAAAGATAGACAGGAGGAATTTCAACAGAAGAAAGACTAG